ATTGGTGCAGGAAGCTCTGCGGTTGTCGGTNNNNNNNNNNNNNNNNNNNNNNNNNNNNNNNNNNNNNNNNNNNNNNNNNNNNNNNNNNNNNNNNNNNNNNNNNNNNNNNNNNNNNNNNNNNNNNNNNNNNNNNNNNNNNNNNNNNNNNNNNNNNNNNNNNNNNNNNNNNNNNNNNNNNNNNNNNNNNNNNNNNNNNNNNNNNNNNNNNNNNNNNNNNNNNNNNNNNNNNNNNNNNNNNNNNNNNNNNNNNNNNNNNNNNNNNNNNNNNNNNNNNNNNNNNNNNNNNNNNNNNNNNNNNNNNGTTTTGGGATTTTTGGCGGTGTACAACCCTACGCCGGAAATATTGATGTTCCAAGCGGAGATTTCCGACGAGATAATGACAGTTTACCCTGGCACGTTGAAGCCTTCTACAAGTACCAACTCACGGATAATATCTCGTTTACTCCGGGTGTCATCTGGTTGATGAATCCCGACCAGGATAGTGATAATGAGGATGCGGTCATCGGTACACTCAGAACAACTTTCACGTTCTAAGTCAATTTTATGAACGGCAAAATTCGCCTGAAAATTGATTAATTTGATCACCCCGCCATTGAGCGGGGTTTTTCAGCTTGCCTAAGCTAAACCAACAAACCCCACCGGGAAACCGGAGTATACTAGGAATGATTGCCCTGACATGAATTAACTGTGGAACTCTCCTGTAAGACGGAATACACCCTACTGGCTCTCCTAGAACTCACGGGTCATTACAATCAGGGAGAACCCTTACAAATCCGACAGATTGCCGCGCAACAAAATATTCCCGATCGCTATTTAGAGCAACTTCTGGCAACCTTGAGACGTGGCAATTTAGTCCGTAGCCAACGGGGGGCTAAAGGGGGTTACATTCTGGCGCGGGAACCCTGGAGAATTACTCTATTGGATATAATGAATTGCCTAGATGGTTCAACCGCCACAACGTCTGGTAGCCAAACCAATGCGATAACTGAAGCCAGTGCTATCGTCCAAGAAACATGGCAAGAAGTCCGCGATCGCACTAATGATATCTTGCGAGACTATACACTGCAAGATTTATGGGAGAAACTGAATAACAGGCAACAGTTGAACATTATGTATTACATCTAATATTACGATGTCCCTGTTCCCTGTTTCCCGTTCCCTAACAAAGGACATAAAACGTAGCTTGCTTCTTTTTGGGAGTGAGTGTGACATAAGACGAATGACGAATGACAAATGACGAATGACAATCATTACCACACATTAGATATCCACCCGCAAGCAACAGTCCAAGAAATTAAGCAAGCCTACCGACGTTTAGCTAAACGCTTTCATCCCGATAGCCACACTGAAACCGCTAACTCGGAAAAAATTATCGAGATTAATGTGGCGTATGAAGTTCTCACCGATCCTCAGCGACGCCATTCTTACGATCAACAGCTTTTCTATCCCCAGTTTTCAGCCAAACGCCGCACTCGCCAACAACGCAACGAATCCGCGCAAAAACAGTATAAACGTCAACGGGCGCGATCGTACAATACTGACACTCACCTAGAAATCTGGTTGCAGCAAGTCTATAAACCAGTGAACCGATTGATTATTCCCATTCTCAAATCCCTAAACACTCAAATCAATCAACTCGCGGCTGATCCCTTTGATGACGAACTCATGGAAGACTTTCAAGCCTATCTAGAAAACTGTCGTCATGATCTCAATCAGGCTCAGATTACCTTTCGTTCCCAACCCAATCCCGCCCCTGTTGCTGGTGTGGCGGCGAACTTGTATTACTGTCTCAATCAGTTGGGAGATGGTATTGATGAGCTAGAACGGTTTACCTTCAATTACGACGAACATTACCTGCATACCGGTCAAGAACTCTTCAGAATCGCCACCAGCTTACGCCACGACGCTCAAGATGCCATTAAGCATCTAAATTATTAATTATAAATTCTATAATGAATGATTAACAAAAAACGAATTGCCAATGACAAAGGACGAATGACCAATTAACCAATATTCGTTTATTCTAGAAATAATGCTAATTTACAGAAATTTAAGATTCTGACTTGCCTCAAAAACGCATGAAATGCATCATTAACCGCCGAGCCCAGTTCTCTGCCAGTCATCGCTATTGGTTACCTGAACTGAGTGAAGCTCAAAACCAGCAGCAATTTGGTCGGGGTGCCCAGTTTCCTGGTCATGGACATAATTATGTCCTATTTGTTTCCCTTGAAGGTGACCTAGACGAATACGGTATGGTGCAAAACCTATCGCAAGTCAAAAAAGTGATCAAGCAAGAGGTCACCAGCCAATTGGACTATGCCTATCTGAATCATACTTGGCTAGACTTCCAGGAAACCCTACCTACGACCGAAAACATTGCGCGTGTCATCTGGCAAAAGCTAGCACCTTATTTGCCGCTTGTCAAGATACAGCTATTTGAACATCCAGAACTTTGGGCTGATTATTTAGGAAACGGAATGGAAGCATATCTCACCATATCGACCCACTTTAGCGCCGCTCATCGGCTGGCTCATCCCCAACTCAGTTATGACCAAAACTGTGAAATCTACGGCAAATGCGCTCGTCCCAATGGTCATGGACACAATTATCATTTAGAGGTAACCGTAAAAGGGGAAATTGACCCACGTACTGGGATGATTGTCGATTTGGGAGCCTTGCAGAAGGTAATCGATGATTATGTCGTCGAACCCTTTGACCATACCTTCCTGAACAAAGACATCCCTTACTTTGACCAGGTTGTGCCGACGGCAGAAAATATTGCCATCTATATTCGGCAATTACTCCAGTCACCGATTCAAAAATTAGGAGCGAAACTGCATAAAGTTAAACTCATTGAAAGTCCCAATAACTCCTGTGAAGTCTATTGTACAGGTGACACATCATCGGTAGAACCGGACGCGATCGCATCTCCTGTTCTAACATTTGTTTAGGGGAGAGTACCCCATCTACTCTATGATGATGTTGGTCTAGTAGTCAGCGCTCAAACCCCTGCCCCTGCCTTCCATAGTCGTTAAGAGTATAGATCCCCGGCTTTTTAGAGAAGTCGGGGATCTGGGTGCTGTTTGGCTTCCGGATGCTTCTTTCTCATTCACGTAACGAGTGAATAGAAGAGGGGAACATTGACATTCTCCCACCGTTAAATCAAAGATTGTAGCGGGATCATTCTCGCTGATTGAGGTAAATGAGCCAGGTATGGCAGAGTTTGAGTATCAGTTTTTTGCTTTCACCGAAGTCATGAGAAAAACTTTTGGTAAGATAGGCGAAAGCTTAATATTCTGCCTATTATACCCATCCTGCTCAGACAAACGATAAAATGTCCTACTTGAGGTCACAGTAGAGGAACTATGGAACCGAATCCACAAAAATCTGAATATACTGAGGGTAATCCCCCAGAGGTCAAGACGGCTCAAGCCGACGCTACAAAAAGCCCAGAGTCTAAAGTAGATGTCAATGTTGACCAACCTGGGACAGTTGCCCAACTCCCGCCTAATAATCAAGCCAAGCTTCCCGCTGCGGGTCAAACCACGGATCAAGCTTGGCAGGAATGGGTACAGCCTGTGTTTGACTTCCTGTCCAAACTTCCGGCGATAATCAGTGCATTTTATTACGAGTACCAACAAGCCATCATTTTGATTGGGCTAGTGATAGCCGGCTTCATCACCGTGTATGTCACCCTAGCTGTACTGGATGCCATTAACGACATTCCCTTATTAGCCCCAATTTTTGAACTTGTTGGGATTGGTTACACAATCTGGTTTATTGCCCGTTATCTTTGGAAAGCTGAAAGTCGCCAAGAATTGGCTCAAGAGTTTGATTCTCTTAAAGGGCAATTGCTTGGCAAAGACTCGACTCAGAGTTAAGTTAATCTCTATCCCTACCTGAATCTCGGATTTGGGTGGGGATAATTCTAAAAAACCAGTCCTGGGACTTATGAATAAGGGCGGGTTTTGTTGTTCTGTTATTGGTGAGGAGGGCGGGTTTTGTTGTTCTGTTATTGGTGAGGAGGGCGGGTTTTGTTGTTCCGTTATTGGTGAGGAGGGCGGGTTTTGTTGTTCCGTTATTGGTGAGGAGGGCGGGTTTTGTTGTTCCGTTATTGGTGAGGAGGGCGGGTTTTGTTGTTCCGTTATTGGTGAGGAGGGCGGGTTTTGTTGTTCCGTTATTGGTGAGGAGGGCGGGTTTTGTTGTTCCGTTATTGGTGAGGAGGGCGGGTTTTGTTGTTCCGTTATTGGTGAGGAGGGCGGGTTTTGTTGTTCCGTTATTTCAGCAATAGCTGACTTTAGTCCCTAAACCCGCCCCTACAGTCCCTAAACCCGCCCCTATAGTCCTTAAACCCGCCCCTACAATTAACTTAAATTAACTCGAATAA
The DNA window shown above is from Coleofasciculus chthonoplastes PCC 7420 and carries:
- a CDS encoding carbohydrate porin, which encodes FGIFGGVQPYAGNIDVPSGDFRRDNDSLPWHVEAFYKYQLTDNISFTPGVIWLMNPDQDSDNEDAVIGTLRTTFTF
- a CDS encoding CAAD domain-containing protein, which produces MEPNPQKSEYTEGNPPEVKTAQADATKSPESKVDVNVDQPGTVAQLPPNNQAKLPAAGQTTDQAWQEWVQPVFDFLSKLPAIISAFYYEYQQAIILIGLVIAGFITVYVTLAVLDAINDIPLLAPIFELVGIGYTIWFIARYLWKAESRQELAQEFDSLKGQLLGKDSTQS
- a CDS encoding RrF2 family transcriptional regulator, producing the protein MELSCKTEYTLLALLELTGHYNQGEPLQIRQIAAQQNIPDRYLEQLLATLRRGNLVRSQRGAKGGYILAREPWRITLLDIMNCLDGSTATTSGSQTNAITEASAIVQETWQEVRDRTNDILRDYTLQDLWEKLNNRQQLNIMYYI
- a CDS encoding J domain-containing protein translates to MTNDNHYHTLDIHPQATVQEIKQAYRRLAKRFHPDSHTETANSEKIIEINVAYEVLTDPQRRHSYDQQLFYPQFSAKRRTRQQRNESAQKQYKRQRARSYNTDTHLEIWLQQVYKPVNRLIIPILKSLNTQINQLAADPFDDELMEDFQAYLENCRHDLNQAQITFRSQPNPAPVAGVAANLYYCLNQLGDGIDELERFTFNYDEHYLHTGQELFRIATSLRHDAQDAIKHLNY
- a CDS encoding 6-pyruvoyl trahydropterin synthase family protein, with protein sequence MKCIINRRAQFSASHRYWLPELSEAQNQQQFGRGAQFPGHGHNYVLFVSLEGDLDEYGMVQNLSQVKKVIKQEVTSQLDYAYLNHTWLDFQETLPTTENIARVIWQKLAPYLPLVKIQLFEHPELWADYLGNGMEAYLTISTHFSAAHRLAHPQLSYDQNCEIYGKCARPNGHGHNYHLEVTVKGEIDPRTGMIVDLGALQKVIDDYVVEPFDHTFLNKDIPYFDQVVPTAENIAIYIRQLLQSPIQKLGAKLHKVKLIESPNNSCEVYCTGDTSSVEPDAIASPVLTFV